One Terriglobales bacterium DNA window includes the following coding sequences:
- a CDS encoding HAD-IA family hydrolase yields the protein MNYRAVLFDFDYTLADSTRGIAECINYALAEMGWPAASAVAISETVGLSLSDTLCRLNRSATPQQCAEFSRHFIARADQVMVASTTLYDTTRTVIPDLKQRGLAIGVVSTKYRHRIEGVLERERMRKYFDIIIGGEDVAQHKPHPEGALKAVEALGLAAKDILYVGDSVVDAETARRARLPFVAVLTGVTVQHAFAGYAPIAILDSLARVPELLNNHSSSRE from the coding sequence ATGAACTACCGCGCCGTCTTGTTCGATTTCGACTACACCCTTGCCGATTCCACCCGCGGCATCGCGGAGTGCATCAACTACGCGCTCGCCGAGATGGGATGGCCCGCAGCCTCGGCGGTCGCCATCTCGGAAACCGTCGGCCTTTCACTCTCCGACACGCTCTGTCGTTTGAACCGTTCCGCGACACCGCAGCAGTGCGCCGAATTCTCGCGCCACTTCATTGCCCGCGCCGACCAGGTGATGGTCGCCTCCACCACGCTTTACGACACGACTCGCACCGTCATCCCCGATCTCAAGCAGCGCGGATTGGCGATTGGCGTTGTTTCCACCAAGTACCGTCACCGCATTGAGGGCGTGCTCGAGCGCGAGCGCATGCGGAAATATTTCGACATCATCATCGGTGGCGAAGACGTCGCTCAGCACAAGCCGCATCCCGAGGGCGCGCTGAAAGCCGTGGAAGCGTTGGGTCTCGCCGCGAAGGATATTCTGTACGTCGGCGACAGCGTCGTTGACGCCGAGACCGCCCGCCGCGCCCGGCTTCCTTTCGTCGCCGTTCTCACCGGCGTGACCGTTCAGCACGCTTTCGCCGGCTACGCGCCAATTGCCATCCTCGATTCGCTGGCTCGCGTCCCGGAACTGCTGAACAACCACAGCAGCAGCCGCGAGTAG
- a CDS encoding VOC family protein, with amino-acid sequence MSENNHRLDYVEIPAENIKATKEFYSRVFGWKFEDYGQEYTSFHDGRLSGGFVKGPPVIKGGPLLVVYADDLALTYAKVVGAGGKISKSTFEFPGGRRFHFIDPNGNQLAVWSDK; translated from the coding sequence ATGAGCGAGAACAACCACCGTCTCGATTACGTTGAGATTCCCGCCGAGAACATCAAGGCGACGAAGGAATTCTATTCCCGTGTGTTCGGCTGGAAATTTGAAGACTATGGCCAGGAGTACACCAGCTTCCACGACGGCCGCCTGAGTGGCGGCTTCGTCAAGGGCCCGCCGGTCATTAAGGGCGGTCCGCTGCTGGTGGTCTATGCCGACGACCTCGCGCTCACCTATGCCAAGGTAGTCGGTGCCGGCGGCAAGATTTCCAAGTCGACGTTTGAATTTCCCGGCGGCCGCCGCTTTCACTTCATCGATCCCAACGGCAACCAGCTGGCAGTGTGGTCGGATAAGTAG
- the trxA gene encoding thioredoxin — MASTTSNNAIFEVTDANFDQTVLKSEQPVIVDFWAAWCGPCRALAPIVDEVASSYNGKVKVGKMDVDKNAATPQRYGIRGIPTLLIFKGGQVKEQIVGYVPKEQIEKALERHISS; from the coding sequence ATGGCGAGCACGACGAGCAATAATGCGATTTTTGAAGTGACGGATGCGAACTTCGACCAGACGGTGTTGAAGTCGGAACAACCGGTGATCGTAGATTTCTGGGCGGCGTGGTGCGGTCCGTGCCGCGCACTGGCTCCGATCGTGGACGAAGTGGCCAGTTCGTATAACGGCAAGGTGAAGGTCGGAAAAATGGATGTGGACAAAAACGCGGCCACGCCGCAGCGCTACGGCATCCGCGGCATACCCACGCTCCTGATTTTTAAGGGCGGGCAGGTCAAGGAACAGATTGTCGGCTACGTGCCCAAGGAGCAGATCGAGAAAGCGCTGGAGCGGCACATTTCTTCGTAG
- a CDS encoding aminotransferase class V-fold PLP-dependent enzyme has translation MPDDLLRHRPQFPILDETTYLISNSLGAMPRAVYDSMHEYADSWAHRGVRAWEEKWWMLAAEVGDDIGALMNAPAGTVSVHQNVTFCQAIVASCFDYSGKRNKIVFSDLNFPSVMYFWNAQRRRGARVEMVPTDGIHVPLDRMLSAIDEQTLLVPISHVIFRSAYINDAKAIIDRAHQVGALVVLDTFQSLGTVPVDVQALHADFVCGGVLKWLCGGPGVAYLYVRPDLASDLQPTLTGWIAHEQPFAFQVGEQRYSSGQYRFMNGTQNIPALYAAQPGARIIREVGVDKIRAKSVRQTAKLIELAEKRGWRVNTPRDPERRGGTVSIDMPFAQEVCAELIKRNILVDYRPNAGVRMSPHFYTKDEELEVAIRAVEEILSARTAAAR, from the coding sequence ACGAGACCACCTACCTGATCAGCAATTCGCTGGGCGCCATGCCGCGTGCCGTTTACGACTCCATGCACGAGTATGCCGATTCCTGGGCGCATCGCGGCGTCCGTGCCTGGGAAGAAAAATGGTGGATGCTGGCGGCCGAGGTTGGCGACGACATTGGCGCCCTCATGAATGCGCCGGCCGGGACTGTTTCTGTTCATCAGAACGTCACCTTCTGCCAGGCGATTGTGGCCTCGTGCTTCGATTATTCCGGCAAGCGCAACAAAATTGTTTTCAGCGACCTGAATTTTCCTTCGGTCATGTATTTCTGGAACGCGCAGCGCCGCCGGGGCGCGCGTGTCGAGATGGTGCCAACGGACGGTATTCACGTCCCGCTCGACCGCATGCTCTCCGCCATTGACGAGCAGACGCTGCTGGTGCCGATCTCGCACGTCATCTTCCGCAGCGCCTACATCAACGACGCCAAGGCCATCATCGACCGCGCCCACCAGGTCGGAGCGCTGGTCGTGCTGGATACCTTCCAGTCGCTGGGCACGGTGCCGGTGGACGTCCAGGCTCTCCACGCGGATTTCGTATGCGGCGGCGTCTTGAAGTGGCTCTGCGGCGGCCCGGGGGTGGCCTATCTCTACGTCCGGCCTGACCTGGCGTCGGATTTGCAGCCGACATTGACCGGCTGGATTGCCCACGAGCAGCCCTTCGCATTCCAGGTCGGCGAGCAGCGATACAGCAGCGGGCAATATCGCTTCATGAATGGCACCCAAAATATTCCCGCGCTCTATGCGGCACAGCCGGGGGCGCGAATCATCCGCGAAGTCGGTGTCGATAAAATCCGCGCCAAGTCCGTTCGCCAAACGGCCAAGCTGATCGAACTGGCGGAAAAGCGCGGCTGGCGCGTGAATACGCCGCGTGATCCTGAGCGCCGCGGCGGCACCGTATCCATCGATATGCCATTCGCGCAGGAGGTCTGCGCCGAACTCATCAAGCGCAACATCCTGGTGGACTACCGTCCCAACGCCGGCGTGCGCATGTCGCCGCACTTCTATACCAAGGATGAGGAACTGGAAGTCGCCATCCGCGCCGTCGAAGAAATCCTGAGCGCCCGGACCGCCGCCGCCCGATGA
- the lexA gene encoding transcriptional repressor LexA yields the protein MALTRRQRQVYDFIASFVQAKGYSPSFEEIGGGLGLSSLATVHKHISNLEKKGLLKRDYNRSRSIDVLPPRGRMKQTMAAPFSLPLLGRIAAGQPIEAVENPESISLQDFTGSKDVFVLQVRGDSMQDEAILDGDYVLVEKVQTARNGEIVVALVDGADTTLKRFYKEGDRIRLQPSNAAMQPIVVAAAAVQLQGRVIGVLRKY from the coding sequence ATGGCCCTCACCCGTCGCCAACGGCAGGTTTACGACTTCATCGCCAGCTTCGTGCAGGCGAAAGGCTACTCGCCCTCGTTTGAGGAGATCGGCGGCGGCCTCGGTCTGTCTTCGCTGGCCACCGTGCACAAGCACATCTCCAACCTGGAAAAGAAGGGCCTGCTGAAGCGTGACTACAACCGCAGCCGCTCCATCGACGTGCTGCCGCCGCGCGGCCGCATGAAGCAGACGATGGCGGCGCCGTTCTCTCTTCCTCTGCTCGGACGCATTGCCGCCGGCCAACCCATCGAGGCAGTAGAAAATCCCGAATCCATTTCCCTGCAGGATTTCACCGGCTCCAAGGACGTTTTCGTGCTCCAGGTGCGCGGCGACTCCATGCAGGACGAAGCCATTCTCGACGGCGACTACGTGCTCGTTGAAAAGGTCCAGACCGCCCGCAATGGCGAGATCGTGGTGGCGCTGGTGGACGGCGCCGATACCACGCTGAAGCGTTTCTATAAAGAAGGCGACCGCATCCGGCTGCAACCGTCGAACGCCGCCATGCAGCCGATCGTCGTTGCCGCCGCCGCCGTGCAGTTGCAGGGCCGCGTCATCGGCGTGCTGCGCAAGTACTAG